TTTCTTTGATGGCTTTTTCAAAGATGATCAGCTGATCATCTTTGAAAAAGCCATCAAAGAAATCCTGACGTCGCCTTTTGAAATTCGCACCATACAAtcagttaattaattataagcagttaattaaagtaattaacaAGGTCGTTAAAGGTATATTAAAAATTCCAAATCGATTGAAAAAAGTCTGCATAGTATTAAACCTTCAATATcgattgaaataaaacatacagtgaactacattttcatttatatttttaagacaTCCTCTTTATATTTGTCTGCCTTATAACGATTTACCAAAAAGTGTTGAACCTTTCAAACTTTGAGAGTGGTAACAAATTTGTATATAAACTGCATACCAGTTGcaaatgtgtaaatatttactggtatCATGTATCCAGCTAGCAGCAAGGCCGGTTGCTGAGCTTGCTTCAAAACAATAAGCAGGGACTTCATGTCATCCAAACCGTAGCTCTCCCAGCCGCAAGAGTACACCGCCCTTTCAAACACTTCAGAAGCATCTATCAGCTTCTGACAGAGATAGCAATACAGGAAAAATACTAGGAAACAGTACCCGAGAAGAGGACCGAACGTGATCCAAGCTTCGAGGTTGAGGAAAAAGAACATGCAGATGCAGAATGCGTTGGTTCCAAAGTTAACTCCGATTGGCATGTTGTACAGAGTTCTTAGACATTCAACTATATGGAGTAACAAAGAATGGCGTTTGATCAAAAGAGACAGTTTCTTCTGCACTGATAGCCGATTGGTAGAGTATTCTACTCTCGATAGAGCCAGCATTTCCTCCGACATTAGATGGTACATAGCAGACGTGTGGGATATAAGGAACAGTAGAAGACACTGGAAGTTGAGCACCACAGTCGAGATTGTGACGTCTTGAGCAAATATTAGGCCACGGCAGATGTACTTATTGATGACGGAAGTGATGTTAATACCTTAAACAATATAACGAGTATATTTCTTAAACATCAGATGTACTATCGAGAAGTtgtgggggacctacgtaatttggtcgcgttatgtcaaacctgggcgacagatcacaattaacattgaattgacatgatccgaccaaatgacgtgggtccaTCAAATGTCTATGAATCAAGTTCCTCGATGGTGCCTTcctaattgtaaaaaaaagaaaaacacaaaaagtatcataaaggctactaaaaacaatttatatcACGTTTGATGTCCAGGATATTAATTTAAAAGGCCAGACTCAAAAAACATCCTTGGCTTAATACCAATAAGAAATCAAAGTATTTACCTGGACAAGGGTACGGCGTATAATAAGCACTCGACAAATCCATTCGCTGAGGCATCCAAACGAAGTATGTGTTTGAGAAGTTCGCTGCATAGTAAACGATGACGAAAATCTTTATCGTCCTCAACATCTTATTATGTTGTATATTCAATTCTTTGGTCCTTGAAGCTAATTTGTCTACCTCTTTGACTTTTTCTAACGTTGATAACAGCAGTGACCTGTGCACCAATCACTCTTATGACAATAGATATAACTATACTATATACTCTGTTcttattgtcaattttttttgatAACAGTTCTACATGAGGTCTGTACCCTTCGATACTTGTTACTTAAAGTCACGTTATATTTCTAATTCatattttgcatttattataGCTTAAGGTATACTCTttcgataaaattttattagaaatattCCAGCCTAATACACGTTAAGTCAAGGGCTCAGTAACCTTTAACAACAtgttttcaactttaataactagctatttgaccgagctttgctcggtattcaataaaacacgaataaaatgacattttctaaaaatggttcctagctagattgatttatcgcccccgaaaccccctatatactaaatttcatgaaaatcgttggagccgattccgagattccaattatatatatatatagatatatacaagaattgctcgtttaaagatataggaTATTACAAACCTTTTCATCATAAACCACAAACTGCTATTGGTGGTAAAAATAACAACAGTCAGATTGGTATTAGCTTGTACTATTTCTGCTATATCAGTTGACAGTTTTAGCCGATATATAGAATTACTGAAAAAGTTTATGTAGGACATCAGAGTGAAATGGATGGTCCAGAATATCGCTGAAATTGTATAGTGATTTTAATTACTTCATTCTTATGTTTTTAGAGTGTCCGTGGCCTAatatgggtagacctttggtggAGGTACATGCCTTATGAATGaaacattttctgatctcaagtacaataatacggacgctcgtacggtgaaggaaaacatcgtgaggaaacccgcgcatagttggtcccagacgtattgactagttctttcctctggactaggccgactatgttgcgagaatgtcgTTTGTGCTTGGGCAAACATACGGACATGTAAATCTTGTCCCacgcactacagtatttgaggcgtgataactgataagtgataacttcgctctgaaaatcgaataaggtaaaagcactaatggcagacgctttaaggaaacataaaacatttgaatgttataaaatata
This DNA window, taken from Aricia agestis chromosome 11, ilAriAges1.1, whole genome shotgun sequence, encodes the following:
- the LOC121731858 gene encoding putative odorant receptor 85d; its protein translation is MDLSSAYYTPYPCPGINITSVINKYICRGLIFAQDVTISTVVLNFQCLLLFLISHTSAMYHLMSEEMLALSRVEYSTNRLSVQKKLSLLIKRHSLLLHIVECLRTLYNMPIGVNFGTNAFCICMFFFLNLEAWITFGPLLGYCFLVFFLYCYLCQKLIDASEVFERAVYSCGWESYGLDDMKSLLIVLKQAQQPALLLAGYMIPVNIYTFATGMQFIYKFVTTLKV